The following proteins are encoded in a genomic region of Ignavibacteria bacterium:
- the nuoL gene encoding NADH-quinone oxidoreductase subunit L, translated as MNFAPYIIISPLVGFLLNGLFGKKISNEKISGTIGSLAVFIPFVIACGIFWEMIHLPIEERAHIIQLFNWFEVGSLSIPFALQIDQLSILMTLIVTGVGFLIHVYSIGYMHGDKAFWRFFTYLNLFITMMLCLVLGNNFLVMFLGWEGVGLCSFLLIGFWHDRKFEVGGADNNSMTTDAAKKAFVVNRVGDFGFLIGMFLIYSLFGTLTFTDVFSKAATLQSGSSILFWITLCLFIGATGKSAQIPLFVWLPDAMAGPTPVSALIHAATMVTSGIYMIARCSILFALAPDTMLIVAVVGICTAVFAASIGLVQNDIKKVLAYSTVSQLGYMFLALGVGAFTAGIFHVMTHAFFKALLFLGSGAVIHAMHEEQDIQKMGGLKKYLPITFATFLIGTIAIAGIPPFAGFFSKDEILWKAYSQGNIVLWLLGAIGAALTAFYMFRLVSLTFENTPRFDSHHTHPHEAPKTMTIPLMILAVLSIVGGFVGIPESLGGGNALEKFLEPIFEKAQFRLPLHHEGSHSMEYILMAVSVAIAVTSIFFARKKYVAQTLPVENNSNGFRKLLWNKYYVDEIYNFLFVNSTFKLSESFLWKIFDIKIVDGMVNGTASLIAIISGQLRKIQVGVAQSYAAAFVVGIIV; from the coding sequence ATGAACTTCGCTCCATATATTATCATATCTCCGCTCGTTGGTTTTCTCCTGAATGGATTATTCGGAAAGAAAATTTCTAACGAAAAAATTTCCGGCACAATTGGAAGTCTTGCCGTATTTATTCCGTTTGTAATTGCTTGCGGAATATTTTGGGAAATGATTCACTTACCAATCGAAGAACGCGCACACATCATTCAACTTTTTAATTGGTTTGAAGTCGGTTCACTTTCAATTCCGTTTGCATTACAAATTGACCAACTTTCCATTTTGATGACTCTCATCGTAACCGGCGTTGGATTTTTGATTCACGTATATAGCATCGGTTATATGCACGGCGATAAAGCGTTCTGGCGTTTCTTCACGTATTTAAATCTTTTCATCACGATGATGTTGTGTCTCGTGTTGGGAAATAATTTTCTCGTGATGTTTCTCGGTTGGGAAGGCGTTGGCTTGTGTTCATTTCTTCTCATCGGATTTTGGCACGATAGAAAATTTGAAGTCGGCGGCGCAGATAACAATTCGATGACAACTGATGCGGCGAAAAAAGCATTCGTTGTCAATCGCGTTGGCGATTTCGGTTTTCTCATCGGAATGTTTTTGATTTATTCCTTATTCGGAACTTTGACATTCACCGATGTATTTTCAAAAGCCGCAACGTTGCAAAGCGGAAGTTCGATTTTGTTTTGGATAACATTATGTTTGTTCATCGGCGCAACGGGAAAGTCTGCACAAATTCCGCTGTTTGTTTGGCTTCCCGATGCAATGGCGGGACCAACGCCGGTTTCAGCATTGATTCATGCGGCAACGATGGTTACTTCCGGAATTTATATGATTGCACGATGTTCAATTCTCTTTGCGCTCGCTCCTGATACAATGCTGATTGTTGCTGTTGTCGGAATTTGCACCGCAGTTTTCGCCGCATCTATTGGGCTTGTGCAAAACGATATTAAAAAAGTTCTTGCATACTCAACTGTTTCACAACTTGGATATATGTTTCTCGCGCTCGGTGTTGGCGCATTCACTGCCGGAATTTTTCACGTGATGACGCATGCATTTTTCAAAGCACTTTTGTTTCTCGGAAGCGGAGCCGTGATTCATGCAATGCACGAAGAACAAGACATTCAAAAAATGGGCGGATTGAAAAAATATTTACCGATTACGTTTGCAACATTTTTGATTGGAACAATTGCAATCGCAGGCATTCCACCGTTCGCGGGATTTTTTAGCAAAGACGAAATTTTATGGAAAGCATATTCGCAAGGAAATATTGTGCTGTGGTTACTCGGAGCAATCGGCGCGGCACTTACTGCGTTTTATATGTTCCGCCTTGTTTCGCTTACGTTTGAAAACACGCCGCGTTTCGATTCACATCATACACATCCTCACGAAGCGCCAAAAACAATGACGATTCCATTGATGATACTTGCTGTGCTTTCCATCGTTGGTGGATTTGTTGGAATTCCCGAATCACTCGGTGGTGGAAATGCTCTCGAAAAATTTCTCGAACCGATTTTCGAAAAAGCGCAATTTCGTTTACCGCTTCATCACGAAGGTTCACATTCAATGGAATATATATTGATGGCTGTTTCTGTTGCAATCGCAGTAACAAGTATTTTCTTTGCAAGAAAAAAATATGTTGCGCAAACGCTTCCTGTTGAAAATAATTCTAACGGATTTCGAAAACTGCTCTGGAATAAATATTACGTTGATGAGATTTACAATTTTCTTTTTGTCAATTCTACATTCAAA
- the nuoK gene encoding NADH-quinone oxidoreductase subunit NuoK, with protein sequence MIPLQHYLILSAILFTTGVVGVLTQRNAIVVFMCIELMLNSVNLSLIAFSQFIGNATGQILVFFVMTVAAAEAAVGLSIVIALYRNKQTLFLDEINIMKW encoded by the coding sequence TTGATTCCTCTTCAACATTATCTCATTCTCAGCGCAATACTTTTTACAACGGGAGTCGTTGGCGTTCTCACACAGCGAAATGCAATTGTAGTGTTTATGTGCATTGAACTTATGCTCAACTCCGTCAATCTTTCGCTCATTGCATTTTCGCAATTCATCGGAAATGCAACGGGACAAATTCTCGTATTCTTTGTAATGACGGTTGCCGCCGCTGAAGCCGCTGTTGGTCTATCAATCGTCATCGCATTGTATCGTAACAAACAAACATTGTTTCTCGATGAAATCAATATTATGAAATGGTAG
- the ruvB gene encoding Holliday junction branch migration DNA helicase RuvB: protein MNRTYITTPEQLEDERDFDTTLRPNSLHEFWGQEKIVNNLRIFISAAKQRKEPLDHVLLTGPPGLGKTTLAHIIANEMGKKIHITSGPILDKPYNLAGMLLKLEQDEILFIDEIHRLNTVVEEYLYSAMEDFRLDIINDSGPNASSVQLEIKKFTLVGATTRAGLLSAPLRSRFGIPNRLDYYTPNILLEILRRSSKILGVEAKEQGLQEIALRSRGTPRIANRLLKRCRDFAQADPSLKEFKRIITKEVAQKTLNELEVDSNGLDEMDKRILLTIIEKFKGGPVGVGTIAAAVGEEAGTIEEVYEPYLMQEGFLHRTPRGREATEIAYKHFGMLKKVHTGSSLFPTN from the coding sequence ATGAACAGAACGTACATTACAACGCCCGAGCAGTTGGAAGACGAGCGCGATTTCGATACAACACTTCGCCCTAATTCGCTCCACGAATTTTGGGGACAAGAAAAAATTGTGAACAATCTTCGCATTTTTATTTCTGCCGCGAAACAACGCAAAGAACCGCTGGACCACGTGTTACTCACGGGACCTCCCGGTTTAGGAAAAACAACTCTTGCGCATATTATCGCAAACGAAATGGGAAAAAAAATTCATATAACATCGGGACCTATCCTCGACAAACCGTATAATTTAGCGGGAATGTTATTGAAGTTGGAACAAGACGAAATACTTTTCATTGACGAAATTCATCGCCTCAATACTGTTGTTGAAGAATATTTATATTCTGCTATGGAAGATTTTCGTTTGGATATCATCAACGATTCGGGACCTAATGCGAGCAGTGTGCAACTGGAAATAAAAAAATTCACACTTGTTGGAGCGACAACTCGCGCGGGATTATTAAGCGCGCCGCTTCGTTCGCGTTTCGGAATTCCCAACCGGCTCGATTATTATACGCCGAATATCTTGTTAGAAATTCTCCGACGTTCTTCGAAAATACTTGGCGTTGAAGCGAAGGAACAAGGATTACAAGAAATTGCGCTTCGCTCGCGGGGAACGCCGCGAATCGCGAACCGTTTGCTCAAACGTTGCAGAGATTTTGCGCAAGCGGATCCTTCATTAAAAGAATTCAAACGTATCATCACGAAAGAAGTTGCCCAGAAAACGCTCAACGAACTTGAAGTAGATAGCAACGGATTAGATGAAATGGATAAAAGAATTCTTCTCACGATTATTGAAAAATTTAAAGGAGGTCCAGTAGGAGTTGGCACGATTGCCGCCGCCGTTGGTGAAGAAGCGGGAACGATTGAAGAAGTGTACGAACCGTATTTGATGCAGGAAGGATTTCTTCACCGTACTCCGCGCGGAAGAGAAGCGACAGAAATTGCCTACAAACATTTCGGAATGTTGAAAAAAGTTCATACGGGATCAAGTTTATTTCCAACAAATTAA